From the genome of Stigmatopora nigra isolate UIUO_SnigA chromosome 2, RoL_Snig_1.1, whole genome shotgun sequence:
ttttgaaaACACATCATTTTGATTGATGCTGTGTTCATACAAGTCATACATTTTCTCAATGGGCCGCTATTTTGCCAAAATAAAATCTtagcctttatttttttcaaagagaATGAACTGTGCAACATCGAGGAAGTTCTCGACCTCCTCCCAGCGCCTGAGCTTAAAGCATTGGCAAAGACTTTTCACCTGGGCAATTCTGCCACTCAAAAACAACAGCTGGTGGATGGTCTCCTCCATCTAAGCAAGCAGAAGTCGCTCTTCTCTTTGAGCAAGGCTCAAAGCAACATTGGTGCTGTCATCCTGAAAAGGTGACATTGCACTATGTATGTTAACATTTACAAAAGACtttcattttctcatctcaACCTCCCAACTGAACAATTTGTATTAAAGGGCAAAGCAGCACGCGGGTTCCTGTGTGCGTCTGCGCCGCTCTCCCCGGGCTGTCTTTTCTCGCATCCTTCTGCTCTTCTCCCTGACCGACTCTATGGATGATGAGGATTTGGCAGCGGGAGGGCAAAACCAGCTTTACACCATCCTGCTTGTCAACTCGGGGCGTCTGGCCTTTCCAGATTACACAGTGCAACGTACTGTGAAGGTCTTTCGGAAAAGAAATGACCTCATCAGGTGAGCCTAATGTGTGTTCTGGGATTGTTTaggtgatgtcattttttttctcactcatGGCTGTGGCAATCCTCTCAGATATGAAGCCTCCATGCGAGTGTTGCAGGAGGTGACCTCGGCCATGCAGATAGGCCACTGGGAAGAAGCTATGGACCTTTATACTTCAGCCAAGAATGATTGGCAGGACCTGAAGATGAGTGGTGATCTCAGGTGAGACTGGCATTGGTTAAATCATCTACTACTGTCAGCTATTGTCTGATTTCCAAAATAAGACAAGCATTTATGTGTAGATTTAGAATTTAATATAGACCTGTATGCAATAAGCATGTGTTACACAGCATACGACTCTGTGGATTAATTTTGTGACGTGATTTACGTGAAAAGACGATAGCTAATTTATTTGTTAGCACAACAGATTTTAGGTCAATCAAAGGCACATGAAACAAATCATGAGCTTGGATGAAATACTTGACAATGTTTATCTGCTTACTCTTATCTTAATTTAATATGCTGTTGTTTCTTTAGTCACCACAAAGAGCTCCCAATATTCCTACGTAGTTTCACCACAGGATGGGCCTACACTCGTATATTGTCAAGAGGCGTAGAGATATTACAGAGGTTACGTCGATATGAGGTTTGTtccttaaattattattatttttttctacaatctAATTTTTGTTTCAATATTCCAGGAGGCTGTCGATGAGTTACGGTCTTTATTGGTCCAGGACGTTTACTGTCTTGACAGTCGAGGGCGCTGGTGGGACAGACTGGCGCTGAACCTTCAACAGCACTTAAAAAAACCTGATCAAGTGAGTATatggagttgttttttattGACTTGTTGAAATTCCAAACCTGTTTTGAATTTTCACTTCTGATGGTAACCAGGCTATCTGCGCTATCAAAGATGGGTTGTCCGACCCCTTTGTGCGGACGGGACATAAGCTCTCCCTCCACCAAAGAGCTTCTAGGATGAGAGAATCCGCCAGTTTCAAGAAGTATCGTCCGAAGCTCCGAGATCTGCCTACTATCGATGTCCAGGATGTCAGACATGTGGGTATGACTTCAATAAAGGTTGCAGCATAAATATTTACCCTATCCTCTCGCATATATGCCGtatttttcacaaaaacaaaaaaaagattgaatcaagattttcccttcaaagtaatgcatttgtattccctattaaaatgaatatggaggtgaaaattgtgaatcattagaaattgtcaaattttgcgatttttaaggcatttttaagggttATGCGTGGCTAATATGGGAGAAAAGAGGGCAAATGTGTTAATACCTTTTGGATGTCTGTCCACACAGGTGACAATTAGAGGACAGTTGTTTCCCCATGAAGGGGGCACGGGAAAATCACGATTTCTTGTACCATCAAATGGAGAAGATTGCGCTGATGCCACTGTTATATGCTCTGTAGAAGAACTGTCTTTAACACATTACCGCCAGCAAGGTTTTGACCAAGGTAAGCAGCAAGCAGGACAATATGACTATATTTAAGCTCAAACCAAATTAGCTTTCAATAGccctcatttatttcaaattgcaATTAAATCTGccttcatttaaaattaaataggaATCCATGGAGAGGGCTCAACATTCTCGACACTTTTTTCTCTTCTGATGTGGGACATCATTTTTATGGATGGCATACCGGACGTTTTCCGAAATGTGTACCAGGTATAAAATGTTGCATACAAACTTGAActttattcatttgtatttatctTGACATGATTACTTTCCCCATCTGTCACAGGCATGCCCACTAGACTTTTACACTGACAGCTTTTACGAAAACCGAAGAGAGGCAATCGATAACCGTGTACAGCTAATTAATGATGCCTCTGTAGAAATTTTGCATTCTATGTTGGAGGATGTCTGGATTGCCCAGGAGGGTAAAGTGTGTTCATGCATTAACTGGGACCGATTCTCCTCAGTTAGTCAAGCTCAggtactttgtttttaaataacttaAGGTCTACTTTTGTCATAATTAAAGACTAATGTTTGTTAAATGAACACCTGGCGGTTTCTGGTTTGCAGTCTCTCGTGTCATGCATGGGTGGAGCCTTCTTAGCAGGAATCGTAGCGCGGATGGCCAAAGATTTTCGGCACTGTCGTGGAGGTTTGCCCGACCTTGTCGTGTGGAATACATCCAATAACAACTACAAGGTGAgatctttttttctgtaaatgcAGTGATGTAGTGTATTTATGTTGgggatgtttgttttttttagctggtGGAGGTGAAGGGACCCACTGATCGTCTTTCCCAGAAGCAACAGATCTGGCTGGATGAGCTGCAAAAACTGGGGGCTGATGTGGAGGTCTGTCATGTGGTGGCAACTGGTGCTAAAGGCTCTCGTGtggaataaaaagacaaaatgggaGACTATAATGgtcaaaaactgaaataaagtaCTTTTTATGTGAGTTGGGCATTTTTCTTGGATTGTGAAACAACcgcttccaccaaaaaaaaaggagtattTTCATCATCATTCAACACAGCCAGGATCACTAAAAGCTTTCAGCTCCAGATAATCAGAGCTCACCCAaaatttttggtgtttttcttttctctgaCATTGTGACCCAGATATTTCATCTTGAAACAAATATTACCACCGATGACCAAGAATTGCTGACACTTATATCATTTTAGAATATGTCAGTGTATTATACTACAACTTGTGTCAGTGAAATTCTTAGAAGGTAATGAAAGATGAATTTAAAATCccatgaagaaaatatgttacGAGTTATGAGCGGGGTCAAGGAATTAAATTCATATCtcaggaaaataaatgaaaggatGAATCTGTCCACAGTTTAGTATTACGTGTTTACAGGTTTCGTAATTTTAGGGTACAGTTTACTCATCTGTACCCACAATTAAATAATCTGGGGGTCCAGTTTACTAATCTATATCCACAATTCAACATTTCTTGGGTCGAGTTTACTAATATGTACCCACAATTCAATAATATGTGGGTACAGTTTACTAATATGTACCCACAATTTAATCTTTGGGTAAATTGACTAATATGTATCCACCACAATTCAATAATCTGTGGGTATAATTGCCTAACATGTACCCACATTTAAATAATCCATGGGTCCTGTTTACTAATCTGTACTCACAATTCAATAATCTTTGGGTTGAGTTTACTAATATGTACCCACAATTTAATTTGTGGGTAAATTTACTATTACATGTACCCACAATTAAATAATCTGTGGGTACAGTTTACTAATCTGTACTCAGAGTTCAATAATCTTTGGGTCGAGTTTACTAAAATGTACCCACAATTCAATAATACGTGGGTACAGTTTACTAATATGTACCCACAATTTAATAATCTGTGGTTCCAATTTACTGATATGTACCCATAATTTAATCTGTGGGTGAATTTACTATGCACCCACAATTCAATAATCTGTGGGTACAGTTGACTAACCTGTACCCACAATTGAATAATCTGTGGGTACAATGCAGTCATCTTTGACCAGAGTTTTTATATTACccataaaaatgatattttctacCCTGAAATCAAGGGTGTGTGTAGTTTTCCTTCAATGTGAGCAcataaacctttttttctttgaatgttGTTTGTACAAATGTACCTAATAAAATGTCCGGGCGCATTCGGGGGAAGGGATAGCAACTGCGCTGCGTGTGACGTCACGCGGAGGATCGAGGGGGCGAAGCTGCAATAAACACACAGGGCGTCTGCGCCGCCTATCTAACTAGGACAATAAAGTGTAAAAGGCATCAATGCTTTAGCAATGGATGTATCCGATATGCTTCTCCTACAACTGCTCCTCTTCGCCTACTTCATACATGACACTCAAGGTGAGCGCGGACGTTTTGTTGACGAGGGGGAGCCTCCGCGGATGAAATATGTGGAGAAGGGCTTTGCCGAAAGGCTGCCCGGTTAGCTTCGCGGCTAATGTTCGGGATGAGCGGGGCCTACTTGTTATGAAGGGGAGTGCACCCTTATCGCCGCGTTCTTTCTTCAAAAGCGAGACGCGTCGGAAAGTCGCGCGCCCATTCGGGCGGCGCGTTGAAATAAAAGCACGTTATTGCTCTTTTTCCGCGTGTTGTCACCGCTCATCTCGCCACTTTATGCTGTATTTCGGTGCCCGTGTCCCCGACGTCCATTGTTGGGAGAAGATGGGAGAAGCTGACTTGACTGCCCTCGGCGCATCGTTAGCTTGAGGCTAAGcctcactgtttttgttttcttgaataTACCTGGCCGAGAAAAAGTCAATCTACACGTTTTGCTTGCCACGTTACATTTAAACAatttatttaaagtgtttatcCAGTTTTTGTCATGTCTTGCGACTACCTACACTGGTAAATGACTCTTATTTTTTAGCTAACGGGAGAGGTATGTTGGTACATAAATCAACACCAGGGAGGTATACTATCAATAAAGGTTTTGGTTTTcgattatttttcatgtttaattGTTGGAATGCACTACcgttgcttgtttttttg
Proteins encoded in this window:
- the fan1 gene encoding fanconi-associated nuclease 1 yields the protein MADKRDKNKPRRSLSLSKKKKKCGADVNTTPITSFFCSPQPPKVSCPLCGQMVPRFRINEHIDLQCKNFERTDSQCSSANNTVESPSRISSESLKDPELSEEGTETSPYFKTRTSLNVSRGMSSKTVVRTLDLGSISTRLSKTGQRRDERTHTDVKHAHPDLHEDSMKDVSNSQKENLVSLASEKFTDSETSIQLPAINPETCPTTVAAVSLSNLEKDPKPETRSKVKRKKNKAPDIGNVSDLTKKPKHEGIMSTEAMTFVEQGGDSLKMKTQVALTVDCDSHSCSDKPSHICHDLQTGSVFEKSISEQTGNTSPPQKLPYYLRNFQTVLRAVLENEDDRGLFDQDDMVLVQAFENLSVMGQKLYVRLFQRKLKWLQVDKLDYGEISSNLGPIAQELVQAGLLEAENELCNIEEVLDLLPAPELKALAKTFHLGNSATQKQQLVDGLLHLSKQKSLFSLSKAQSNIGAVILKRAKQHAGSCVRLRRSPRAVFSRILLLFSLTDSMDDEDLAAGGQNQLYTILLVNSGRLAFPDYTVQRTVKVFRKRNDLIRYEASMRVLQEVTSAMQIGHWEEAMDLYTSAKNDWQDLKMSGDLSHHKELPIFLRSFTTGWAYTRILSRGVEILQRLRRYEEAVDELRSLLVQDVYCLDSRGRWWDRLALNLQQHLKKPDQAICAIKDGLSDPFVRTGHKLSLHQRASRMRESASFKKYRPKLRDLPTIDVQDVRHVTIRGQLFPHEGGTGKSRFLVPSNGEDCADATVICSVEELSLTHYRQQGFDQGIHGEGSTFSTLFSLLMWDIIFMDGIPDVFRNVYQACPLDFYTDSFYENRREAIDNRVQLINDASVEILHSMLEDVWIAQEGKVCSCINWDRFSSVSQAQSLVSCMGGAFLAGIVARMAKDFRHCRGGLPDLVVWNTSNNNYKLVEVKGPTDRLSQKQQIWLDELQKLGADVEVCHVVATGAKGSRVE